GAATGCCAGAAGAAATAACCATTGCAAGGAGTTGAAAATTGTTTCATTAATATTTGTAATCCCCCTGTATCTTGATAAGGGCTCACAGGATaagcctgtgtttttttaagatggTTTTAGGCACTGGGGGGGAAATTGCCTGACATAGGATGGGGTATTATTTGAAGTGTACATCTGATGTAATTTAAGATACAGGAACACCAAACAAGCCACTGcacttttttttggtatgtctCTGTATGATAAACAGgaagtttcatttcatttagagATTTCAAGTAAGACATGGATTTTGACAATAATTGTCATAAAATATAgttattaataattataataaaacagtaatgTAAAACTGGATTTCCAAAGTATCTCACACCCTCCTTGTCGGAACCACTGGAATATGTATTTTGCAAATTCTTGTCTTGCACCCATGTGAGGAGACTTGATAAGAATGCAGTTTATTGGAGCAACCACATGATTAATAAATGCTGCCAAAACACTCAAATCAATGAAAACTCTATTGCTATtccctaaaaaaagaaaagaaagtaaagaaaaaagatgtgGCTTTGACTGTTTAAAGGTTCTTTTGCCTTTTGTGTTACTGGGTAATTATTTATgagaacataaaacattttcacttcAAATAAAGACATTGATATCAGTGACAATAAAAGGAATTAGTTGCTTGATACTCTTTGAAGTAATTTTGGGGAACTCAGGTAGaaattgtttatatatatatagtgttgGCATCCGTGAAGAAATTTAGTGGTGTGACCTCATGAAATTTTATTGATATTGTATTTTCCTTGAGTCTGTAGACAGAGATGAGTATGTCAGAGGGAACAAACTGTTTATTGCTTTGTCAAGTGATTTCATATTACAATTCTTTATAGAGGCTTTGTATGtataaattacttttttgtcTAATAATGGCAGCACCAAATTACAATCTAAGGTGATTTGCTCAAAAAGAATTCAGTGAACTAAACTGAAACATTTGGCCTTAGGAAACCTGAACTATTGAAAGAAGGCAGACATGACATGAGGACAAAATGTCCAAGCAGGGGGTGGTTGAATCCTGACGTTGGTAAACCCTGCTCTCACATTTAATTCAGAGAGATGCATCACTCTTCCACTGAGATTATACACTTAAAAACCTGCCCCGGCCTCATGCAATCATAGGAGCCAAAGCAATTTATTCTGTGAGGTGAAATGCATAGCAGAAGAGAAAACAGGGACTAGATTCTTTCTTCGTGCAGCTGTGTTACTTTTTCAATCACAGTAAAAGGTTTTGGACACATTCAGCAGACCATGCTGCCACTGATATGCTATAACTTTAAAACAGGTTCATGGTTGTAGATAAACATGGTTAAATTAGTATCACCAAACTTGTACTCATATTTTGGATAATGTATGACtagtaaatgaaactgaaagacAGCTGTAAACTTTGATGAAACTTACAGTTGAAACTTTGTCAAATTTTGGGAGGATTTTGTAGTGCTATTTTTTCAgttgtgaaatgtaaaatatcGCACCATATTATCTCTGTTGTTGTCAGTGGATGTAAAacaacatatatacatatgttcGTGTGTTTACCTTTTAAGATGTTACACTTCTTGCTACTTTGACATTCAGTGTAAAAAATGGTTCACAACACTTCCTTTGACTGGCATGTTCTCAATTAACTAAACTAAACTCCTGGTGACAGAAAAAAGCACAGCTCTCTGCAAGACAGGCTGATTGTTCTGAAGAATCAGAAAATGCTATTattataacaaaataaatcataaagCTGCCAGGTGAGGAGTACACATGTTATATAATTAATGGGACCAGATGTCTTGGTTGgtacatgaaaatgtatgtgttctTGGAAACGcttgtacctgtgtgtgtacgtgtgtgtgtgtctcgttcACACAATGTTTAGACGGTTCATTTCTGGTATTGTACCTCCAAAAGACAAACTGTTATCATCAAGCTTTATACTCCTGTAATGACCCTGGGAGAAAGATATGGAGGAAAACCCACTCagcttttctcatttgtttttcattttccgCTTTCATTTTTGTGCTATTAAAATGACAGCATCACTCTGGTGTGATAAGACTGTACTGACTGCAGTGCTTGATTTTGTATGTTCTGTATGTGCCCATAGCCTTAACGATGCTCTTTTTGTAGGGTAAAGCAGCTATCTTATTCCtgttttcttactttctttgCTAACTATGTTTTCAATCTCCATTCATCATCTTTGAATCATGTTTAACaatttcacagtgaaaaaaaaggttgtgtgTGGACCTTTCATCACTTAAGACGTAGGACTGTGGATTCTGTTTAGAGGGGATTCAGGCGTAAGTATAGGCATACAAGCTTCATACTGCATAATTAGATACTAAAGATAAGTTTTAAGAGGCATTTGGTCCTTGTCAGATAAAAATGGTTCTGTAAGGCTTTGTCATTTTAGATATGCATGAGAATTGATGTTTAACTTCTTACACAGATGTCAGACTGCCGGGGACTTCAAACAGTGTTTGTGCGTCAAGATGCATTTTTGCTTAAGTACCATTTtgcctctcttttcatctgccTTATACACTATAATTGCTATTTCTAACGTAATGTCTCCTTCTCGTTTCTAAAGTAAATTGCTTTAAATGTAGTGAGAATATCGGTCTCAGTGCGTAGcctgagaaagaaaatcacTAAATAGAATGGgtgtaaatgtcatttattcCCCACTATGaaaagtttgttttgaatgtatgcACATGGGGTTCTGAATTCAGAGCTCGCATCATGTTTGCTCACGTGACCTTGGTTGCTGAGGGGGGCAGACACTGAGAACAGTTGGGAAACGTTAGCTAGCATAGCAACTATGGACGTTGGTAATCATGCTCACCCAAGGCAACAGCTAAACACATATGTGTTAGTTACCTTCAACAGACCAAGAAAAAGTCGAGAGGTTTGTGTGGTTCACATTCGTTTCTCATCAGCTTGTGACAACCACTCAAATCTTATTTTTGAACCTGACGAATTCTTGTGAGCTTATGTGGTTAGCCAGCTAACTAGCCATAAGCTAACACTTTTCATTAGTGCTTTGTATCTGTACTATTGGTGGTGGAAAAGGTAACAATTACCCAAAGAAATTTCTTTGGGCACAGTTATTTATTAAGTAGTGCTCAAACACCGTTGTTGgcatctgttgtttttatttttttacgcTTTATCATCGCTTTGTTTGCGTTTTTTCACAGAGGTATTTTGTTGCTCTTATCTGTGTGGCGAGGAATGAGTTAGTTAGCACTGCTGTTCGTTTACCTTGTGGTAACAGGTTAGTTACCGTTAGTTAACAGATAAGCTAATGCTAGATAATTTCGCTATCTGTTGTCATGGCCACAGTGTTGAAGCTAACGGTTTTACAGCACCTGGGATTGTTCGGAGGCATTCTGCACAGTATTAGTGACAACGTAATAACGGTGTACATTGTTTTGAGTCTTTCTCTAATATTTGAAATCGACTCGGATTTTCCTTCTTCGCAGGTCTCAGTTAGCTTTACGGGCAACATAGCTATCCAAGCAGTTAGCGAGAGAAAGAAGCTAGCACAACAATCCCGCTTGTGAACCTGCTAACTTGTTGATATGATTTATATTCTAACAAAAGTGCTGCCAcctctttgtttttggttgtcttTTTCCATTAGCCATCACAGTTTAACCAGTAGATATGCAACATTGTCGATCCGTTTAGAACTAGATATTACAGCCAAATAAAACAAGTGAATGATGTAATTCTAACTCCTGGATGTACTGATATCAACCTAATATTGGTTGTTGCAGTTAGTGGCTAGTTGGATTgttacacagtaacactgcaatAAAACAGTAATGCTGTAATTTGAACTGTTCAGTGGTGTAACCAGATGAAGATTACTaacatttctctccctcttttgtgCCATTGGACAGTGAAAGGAGTTGTACTGTCCATGACTGGATGGTGAGATGACGACAGTGATTGGGTCTGCCCACAAGGGGAGATGACCAGTTCTGTCCCTAACAGGCTGCGTTTACCATGGGGCCAGACGTGCCCCTGCTCAACGACTACAAACAGGAGTTCTTCTGGAAGCGCTTCCCCCAAACAGTGCTGGGAGGTCCACGCCTCAAACTGGGCTACTGTGCCCCTCCATATGTCTATGTCCATCAGCTTGTGCTCTTCCTGACACCATGGCTGCTTGGTGGTGTGGGCACCCTCTTATACCAGCTTCGGGTAATGGGGGATCTCCATGCCGCTGTCCTTTCTGGTGCCCTTATGTTCGTGGCTGGTGGCACCCTGCAGGCCCTGGCACAACGCGTAGCGCAGAGGACAGGTGCCGTACAACGGCTGCCGGCATCCAACAACATCCTCGcggatgaggaggaggtggagttCACGCATTGCATTGCCCCAGAGACAGTTCGCTTCGTGGTACCTGGGAAGAGGttcatgggaaatgtagttctgCACACGGCATTGGCTGGCACATTGTGTGGGCTAGGGACATGGTACCTCTTGCCAGACAGGCTCAGTGCTCTGTATGGTGGCACAGGAGCAGGCATGGGGGCAGTAGTGCCCATCTTTGTACTAAGTTGGCTGACACTGTGTATTGGGCAGTACTCTTTGATTGTAAATACAGCTACGGAGACGGCCACATTCCACCCACAAGACACCTATGAAATTACACCGCTCACCAGACCATTGTATATATTTGCTTTTGTGGCTGTGGACCTAGCTCAGAGGTACAGATGACTCACACGATCCAGTAGccctcagtgtgtttgtgctttatgTGAGAGGTGTAATATAACAGAATGAAAAGCTAGACAAATGTAAAAGTGAGTTTGATACATGCTTCAAAGAAAAATGACTTCTTGTGGTAAAAATTGAGAATAATGTATTTAGAGAATACCTGTCAACATTTCCGAAGAGAAACTTAGAGGTAAAGAGCATTTTTCCCttaaaggaaaatgtaaaaaaaaaaaccccccaaaaaaacaaaacaacaacagctacccaaacacacagattttaaaataatgactAAATGCCCCTGAATCTCTCCATTCtccatctgtatttttttttttcctccttcgtTCTCCTAAACCTCCCTCCAGGTTTGCTGGACCCATGCCTGAGCTACAGTTGACCAGTCAGGTGCTGCACGTGTTGTTCCTGGTGCTGCCGTTGCTCTGGGCGTTGGGCACTCTGTCTCCCCTCGATGCCCTTATCCTGTGGGGCATGGAACAGAGTCTGGTCTTTGGCCTGGGCGGATCACCTATGTCCACCAACCTGAGGTATGGccagtcactcagtcacacagtttacacTTTTGCTCATTCAGCATTCTAGATTGTAATGTTCCAGTAACTATCATATTGTACTGACTCTTATGTCATTCGGCTCAACTTCTGTCCAATTGTACCACTGTGCTGTTGTCTTATTTAAATCAGCACATGTCTTTCAATAATTTGAGTTGTATTGCTGCATCCTGTTTCCCTGTACCTTGCTACGGTGACCAGCTTTCAGATGGTTATTGCAGAAGGTTAAGCATGGAGACATTAACACATTGCACCGTGTGTCTCTGTATGCATGTTCAGTTAGACGTGTGAGTGAatgtacattttctctctctctctctctctctctctctgttttttttgccacagGCTGTTTGTGATGTTCTTGTCCTCCGCGTGTGTCGCTGTTTGTACTTTCTTCATCCCTTCCTCCCTGGGCGTTGTTCTCTTCACCATCGCAGTGGGGTACCTTCTCAGCCAGGACCTTAGCCAACTGGTATTGCTTTTTccaaggagaaaaagagattccTCCTTCCCATCTCAGACCTTTGGACTTGGATGGTGGgagttgcctctctctctggtcctcttAGCGGGGGCCATGACTGAGGGCGGGCTTCTCCACCACTACTATCCCACCGTGGGTAACCACAGTCTAAGCACGGAGGCGCTTCCTAACTGGGTGTTAGAGGAACTTCCAGAACCCCAGGTGGCTGTCGGATACGTTCTCATTGCCCTCTTCGTCTTGACCAGAACCCTTAGAGAGATTCAGGGGGCGTACATACTTGGAGGGTTGTTCCACAACTCCCTGTATCCCAGGCAGGCCAGCAGTGTGCAGGCTTTCAGGAGGAGGAGCCGGGGCATTCGTGCAGCTGGTCTGGTGAGAAGGGTTCTGCTTAACCTGGGTGAGTGTAATTGTAGTGTATTAACACATTAGTAGAATTGGCATAGGAAAAATTCTCCAGCATGTTATGACAATGTAATAACACATCACTCAGTCAATTCTACTTCTCAAAGGTCTCGTTTTACTTGTTCATTTGTTGTCCTTTTATAGTGGTTACATTTATGTCGCTTGTTAATagggggtgtaacggtacacagaagtcacAGTTCGGTTCACACCACGTTTTGGGCATCACGGTTCGGTATGAGTTTGGTACAATgagaaaaaagcaacaaaaccccCCGAATGCATATGGCGaggtttttgtcatttatttttaacagacagttgtgcaagttacagtttgctCCACCTAGTGTCATGTAGTCCCCGCTGAGGTAgttggtacagcctgtagtgcattaaaggtgccTTAGAATGGAAACCatgattttccttgcccttttgaattcactgagatgaatgtgctgtACAAACATTGTTAAAGTACGAAAACGTGCAATCTCCTCCTACAGCCGTACGATCTATGTGAGGAAAACAAACCTTTCTATAGCCTGTTCCGaattccatgtgtttgtgacatcacagctgCACATGCCTGCCTGCAGCAGCGTGTAGCCAATCATAGGCCATTGACAGCAAACATTACCATGTATTATTCATTGAGAAATGCGATTTACTTCTTACTACAATGTACTGATAAACAAGGCCACAAGGTCATTAAAAACTTATGTCATCACATGCTTGCACCACATTCACATCACAAATCTTagagagaacaaaccaactatgaaagagtgaaatgagagactcacACTTTTGAAATTTGGTTCTGCATCACGGTCATCAATCTTCGCACGTAGGCTACCGTGTATTCTCCATACGACTTCATGCACCAAACCGTCACGTCCGTACCGCGATGGCTCGGGACTAATACAAATACTGTTACACCTCTATTTGTAAATAATGTGGTTAACCAAATGCATATAAAGCGATTATATGTTAGTTTTAATAGACTGTACCTTGAATATTATTTATTGCTCAGCAGTTACATTGTGTGACGGACTGGAAATTCCAGTGTCAGGTATATGTTTACTTATGTCCTTTTTATACACATGCAGTGTCTCCATTTGCCATGATTGCATTCCTTTCCATGGACAGCTCTCTGCAGAGGCTCCACACTGCTTCCCTCGCTGTGGGCTTCACACGGGCATTCAGGGTGGTATGTCATCAGTCTGTGGATACGCTGGTTGATAAATAGTGTGATACAGGTTGCTAATTCAGTATTTGCACCCTCCTCAGTGGCAGACTAAACATTTACCATGATAGATGAGTTAGTATGATTCCAGCAATTTGATCTCAGCTGAACTCAAATATATGAAGACTACTTAACGGTAAGACCCAGCATAACCTCTGACTCGTGCCTtggctgtgtgtaggtgtggcAGAGCACTGAGGAGACATTGCTCCATATgactgtggtggtggtggtgaagTTGGCATCTGAAGGGAACGCAGTGAACAGGTGGCACAGTCTGGATACTGGCATCCAGCTAATACTGGTGAGCTATTCAATGTCTAGGTATGAGAACAAATGAGTGCTTAATCATGATGGCACTGTGCTGTCCATTTGTAGTCTTTTTGAGCTGCCCATAAACTTGAAGTAGATATTCAAAATGGCTTGTAATGCTTttctctgactgatttacaaaaTACCTTTGTTATGTATTGTGGATACATGATTTATAATTTGAACCAACCATTTAGTTTATATTAGaactaaggggaaaaaaagcagaaaaccaCAGTACAATTCAGTGAACAGTTtgggatgtgtatgtgtgtgtgtgtgtgtgtgtgtgtgtatgtgtgaatgtttcatACCCTTTCCTGATCGGTGTCTGTATACCTCAGTCATGAGGAATATTTattctggtttggttttttgtaaTGTGGACAcacgctgtttctctctctgactcattctcTCAGGTGGCTTTGATAAGTGACcgtctctctcagtttctgtcCAAGCTCAAGTTTGCCCTGACTGTGCTGGTCACCTCCTGGACAGAGACCAAACAGCGGCGCCAGTCTGCAGGAGCTCTGTTGGCGCTGAATGGGGCACTTTGTCCGTTGCTCCTGGCCGTGGTGGCTCTATCCGCCCTCCTTTCCGCACCACTCCTGCCTCTCTTCACACTGCCCATCTTCCTGGTGGGCTTCCCAAGGCCCCTACGCTCCTGGCCGGGCACCCCGGGCACTGCCTGCCCCTGCCCAGACTCTGTGTACTACCGACAGCTGGGTGCAAGTCTGGCCTCTGCACTTAGGAGTGCCCTCGCCAGGGGAGTCTTAGGTTCGTGTGGTAACCTgtccactttctctctgtcttgtcctCACTCTTCAtctttatcttttctttctatGCTTCCTGTCATGCCTTTccctctcaaactctctctctctcttgctctcgtaTACACACTCTTGCTGTAAAAAAAGTTCCAGTGTCTCTGTTGCCTTTAGATGTATGTAGGAAACTTCAAATTTTGccctccattttttttacagccaaAGTTTCCTTGTTCAGTACCTGAATTTGTAAGAGTCCTCCTATGTACTGAGCCTGGGCCAGGTTGTTTGTCAGTGGCCTGTTTTGTTCCATCCCAAATACATCTGCACCATTATCCAAGTATTCTTCTTCAATCCAGTATGGTGATGTCCAGCACTGACGTTAGAAAAACTGTTTGCTCCTGAGTTTATAACtttcgtctctttctctcttgggagagaaagagagagagactcagcaGAAGTTCTTTGCTGAATTATAGATGGAATGATGGAGcagaagagagcgagaggcagCCCCCAGATCTTTGTCATATCACAGTGAGAGCAGTGTGTGCCTCAGTGATGTTctataattcacacacacacgcagaacgGGAGGTCGTGTAGATGTGCTCAGTGCGCAAACACACCTGCTTCTGCTGTTCTGTGGGGGAAAGCCCTTTGAGTCTACATGTACATAGCTGCATGTATATTCAGCCCTGactgtaagagtgtgtttgtgtggtgccCTGTTCTTTTTGCTCTCAGTGACACGTGGCTGTGCTTGAATGAGCAGTGAGCAGGGCCATGTCACATTCCATCACAGACCCTGTCAGTGCACCTCTGAGACTAACCAATGGGAGCTCCCACTTACGCTGACTGAGCAAACAACcctcatggacacacacactacacagcagacacagaaaTCTACTGCCTCATGGACATGTGTCTGTACTATACATGGAACTAtgatacacacacgtacatgcacactcactcactcactcactcagtcactcacacacacacacacacacacccacacacacacacacaggcaaatagCTGTTACCTTGGTCCTGGGAGGGTTTCCAAGCTGTCAGACAAACAGTGAcctgcctctgtgtttgtgaagcaGTGTGGAGGGGGACCAAAAGGACAGGAGGCTCGTCAATATTTAGATCAGTGTAAAGTGAACAACTGAAGGCCAGTCATAACCTCTCTATGTAACAGTAATAGAATGTGTCACACCTGCACACTCATCCTGCAGCTGCTAGCAGGGGCATATTCAGAAAGAGGGTGGGGAagagtccagagagagagagaggcagagagacaggggacatggggaagagagaagagagaaggatggatAAAGCAAAAGGATGATACggagagagtaagaaaaaatGTCGGAgg
This sequence is a window from Chanos chanos chromosome 4, fChaCha1.1, whole genome shotgun sequence. Protein-coding genes within it:
- the pcnx4 gene encoding pecanex-like protein 4 — protein: MGPDVPLLNDYKQEFFWKRFPQTVLGGPRLKLGYCAPPYVYVHQLVLFLTPWLLGGVGTLLYQLRVMGDLHAAVLSGALMFVAGGTLQALAQRVAQRTGAVQRLPASNNILADEEEVEFTHCIAPETVRFVVPGKRFMGNVVLHTALAGTLCGLGTWYLLPDRLSALYGGTGAGMGAVVPIFVLSWLTLCIGQYSLIVNTATETATFHPQDTYEITPLTRPLYIFAFVAVDLAQRFAGPMPELQLTSQVLHVLFLVLPLLWALGTLSPLDALILWGMEQSLVFGLGGSPMSTNLRLFVMFLSSACVAVCTFFIPSSLGVVLFTIAVGYLLSQDLSQLVLLFPRRKRDSSFPSQTFGLGWWELPLSLVLLAGAMTEGGLLHHYYPTVGNHSLSTEALPNWVLEELPEPQVAVGYVLIALFVLTRTLREIQGAYILGGLFHNSLYPRQASSVQAFRRRSRGIRAAGLVRRVLLNLVSPFAMIAFLSMDSSLQRLHTASLAVGFTRAFRVVWQSTEETLLHMTVVVVVKLASEGNAVNRWHSLDTGIQLILVALISDRLSQFLSKLKFALTVLVTSWTETKQRRQSAGALLALNGALCPLLLAVVALSALLSAPLLPLFTLPIFLVGFPRPLRSWPGTPGTACPCPDSVYYRQLGASLASALRSALARGVLGSSSPGSHFLGRFQDRVAWITVLERGYGYCTVNIKGLELQETSCHTVEARRVDEVFEAAFDRLESPGTFFHGLNPHWGNALTPCTALPVRVYSDARNVLTGVIDSPDHLRQLRLDFLKCLLWLLLRHCAQETAFGNHKGTDRKSQSSQHALHVEPGSGEVKVAVPPAPSDDSSSPVRLRRDSSSLTSFGDWSDEDDLFGPVPVRRPVRVIRTGGGEDGRTTLECGISLPGSVEIHSLYENMALSSLPPLRPLGLGLGLPAVDKGKENLTAPTGVTPAQLNFRCPYSERLSLAPAWRTAPLPPSRLQPLRPFFPEDWLRFCLSQLVLDGFGDGDLEHMSQALLEDQVLLELYAQVVLSCLVALGAEVPLPSPSYVFRVYCGDAPWTEGLEWLKGNKELYQLALRAFRYSVKLLIDQASLGPVESLEELHSTLRDYHSDWFIGLTTDHGWHENVLQEKPFLFSLGHDLTMGTYTGRVLSLQEHLVQLGHLNEEGVRGQWANLSWELLYATNDDEERYSIQAHPVMLRNLTVQAADPPLGYPIYSSAPIHLSCL